The Cygnus olor isolate bCygOlo1 chromosome 13, bCygOlo1.pri.v2, whole genome shotgun sequence DNA segment ACTTTCATGAAACTGCAAAAGCGAGCAAATTAGAGGTTCACCTCTCCAGAAAGGAGATAGAAATCCAAGCTTCTAATGCCCCAATCCTGTCACATGGAATATACCATGTTGCTGCTAAAATCTGTGCTAAGTCCACGGTCCAAAGCTTTGTGCAGGAGAACTCAGCCATTCAGAATTGTTTATGCTTCACGCTAAAGATCACACGATTACAACAGCCAGAAAGAATTAGACTGAAAGAATGCCCCTAAATGAGATGATCAGATTAGAGCCTATAAAGCAGCACAGATATCTGCTGGCCTCTGTAATGCAATCCAGAAAGAGCCACAGTGATTTCAGTTAATGGTATTTTAGCAGGGATTGTTTCTAGGATGACTGTTTCAATCAGTGCCTTAAATGCCAAAATGtgtacatttcattttttgtgtcAATTCTCTTAggggaagaggggggaaaaagtatTCAGGAGCCTCTGAAAACTGTACTGTGCAAGAGAAGTGGGAGAAGAGCGGGTCACAGTGTAAAAAACAGTTGAACTTCCTTGTGCGTTCATTATACTGTGATCTCACTGACGAATGAGGCTTTCCTCTGCCTCAGAGTGAACAAGAATACTGGTAGTGCTTCCAAGTCAACCCACAAAGCAATTAATTTCTAGTGTTTGAGTTCAAAGTCAGCCCTGTGATTGAACAGATCTCTACAGTCACCAAACAAACGTACCTAGGCAATCCAAGCCACGTGATCCAGAGGGGAGACCAGCTGAATCCTCGTTCCTTGATGTCCAGAGAGGGATCTGTTGAGTCTGATGCAAGGATTTCCAAGGCTTTCAGTACAACCGAGTGGGAAGCTGCATTAGATTTCAGTGCTGAGACAGCTTCGTAGTAGTTAAGATGAGTCAAATCGATGCCATTTATGCTCAGAAGTATATCTCCTGTTGGTTAAATAAGATAGGATTATTGCAAACCTTTTGCTAGGAAGCCCATTTCTGCCTCAAGGTCTCATGTGTAACCCTGCTTCCACCTTCACTTTAGGGTGCAAGTCcaaatttcacttaaaaacagGTCCTGAAGTATAAAGATGTGAGTCTCCTTACCTCGCTTGATTTTGCCATCCCTGAAGAGGCACCCAATGGGCTGCACGCTCGTTACATATATAGGGAGCTTGTTTTTGTTATCCCTTCCACCTCCAATTGTTATTCCTAAAGACTCCTTTGGTTCCTTTTTTATTGCAACTGTCTTCTCATGAGTTACATATCCCTGAGGTAAATCCTACAAAGGAATGACGGTACAATATACAGATTCGTTAATGCAATTAACATGAGAAGCCCAGATCCAGAACAAAATAACAGAacatcctgcctctttaatccAGAGCATTTCAGCAATGTTGCCAGATGGCGAAGTCAGCTTCTCTTGTACTTGCTCTGGGTGGAAACACTACTCTGTATCTCCAAAGTGCTACCACCAGGACTGAGGCACCGCTGTCTGGGAATCGAAGCTGCTCCCAGCAGTCCCACATCTGTTTGCTGTAAGGAGACACTTGCTGAGGGGTGGCCTCTCAAGGCCAGGCCTATCAAGCAATCAGCCCCTCTCTGGCTACTAATAGATTAGGATCAGTAACTTGTATTATCCACTCTGAGTCATTTTGTTTCTCATGCATGACTTAAAAGGTTCACGTAAACTCAAGTTTACAGTGTTTACAACAGAATAACCACATACCCTGATTTCTGCTCATCAAGCCAGCATGACACAGATGGATAAAACAGACAAGGAGGAGATATTTTCCAGATACagtatacaaaacaaaaatcaaaacttgaAGATGCTGATGAAGATGGCCAGCATCCTTAGAGAGAACGTCTAGTGATTATAATGGTattatttaaagtttaaatatCAGGATTTATTGTTTCCCTGTTAGTTTGCACATAGTTGCTGCAAATTGGAGGTAAAATTAGTTTTTTCAGGACAAACATTTTTGGAAGACACTAGCATCTTCGTTTTTCAGGTTATAGTGAGAGCACACACTCTAGCAGGTGCTATAGATACAATATGTAAATGGCAGACCACTGTTTACACCAAGGCACCACACTCCAGGCATTTGTGGCAGCTACTCACTAACCTCCAATGGAGGTGTTTAAACACGTAAGTCTAGGCAGTTTCAGAACATTTTCTCACTGAAGTGGTAACTCTAAACATGGGGCAAACCTCCACTGGCACAACAGACAGGCAACTCTCCCCCTGCGGGATATTCTTATAACATGTAAATGGATGGCAGACGCAACACTGAAGTCACAGGACTGCTACAGTGTAGTTTGTgtattttctacttctgttcCATAGAGCTGTCTAGCTCCTAACCAGAAGCATAACTTGGTATCATTGTGCAGTACTCTGAATGTATCGTGTTTTATGAATTTCAAGAAGTCCAGTGCTGGCACTGTTAAGTGTCTCACGGATGGTAAATATCCCGTGGCCCTTTCCAACAAGGAGGGATTAAACACTGTTTCTGCATCAACATTAGAGACTTCAGAGGAAATTTTGACATGTTTTTCTTGGTAGATGACAAATACTCAGTTCTCCAGTACTAATAGCCACAAACCTGCTGCTTTTCAACAGtccaagaagaaaaggagctATTGGTCGGCCTTACATAACAAATAATTGTCACAGAGCTAAAACATTAGATCTACAGTCCAAGAGTAACCGGtgcttttgctgttatttacaAAACTTACTTTCTGGTAGTTAGACTTTCGCCTGTAGTGATTCTGGTCTAGTCTTCTCCGATGGTGCACTGGGCTTCCtccattgctgctgctgctgctgttgttcgATGTGCTGCCATCTTCCCCTGGGTCCAGCAGCTGCACACCTGGCTGCCTCAGGACTACGAAGTTCACTCTTGATTCACTGGTCTgccaggaaaagcaaagagagggTCTGAAACCATGAGATGGCAAGGTCCCCTCATGGTTTATGGAGCACCTTAGTTTTGTGAGCGTTGGTTTTGAAAGCTGTCCACTTTGTGAAAAAGTAAATACCACAGTCCACATGTATCCATAAAAGGAGCTACTTAAAAAAGCAATGCTGGTGATTAAGTTTAACTAAGAAATGCAGATGAAGGCAAAACTCAAAGAAGTTCAAAATAAGTCAGAAACTAGGGGAGATCCCCTGtcattttcttgggaaaaagagaaggataGGTATCATTTTCTACAGACGATCTGAAACAGATCTATGCAATGTGATGCATAGAAAACTGGGAAGAGCTGCAGAATTCTATGgtgaaaagaataaaggaatTAGAAAATGTTAGAAGGAAAAGGAGTATAGTCAGGCTTCGTTCCTGCCTCTGTTCCCCACAAATGCCAAAcaaaaggaggcagaaagggaCGATCACTTACTTCTTCCACTTCAGTACAAGTAACCAGAATGGCGCATTGCAATGTAAAATGAACAGAGCTACAACACTGACTGATCCACACAATGGGTGACCATGATAGAAGTCctggatgctttttcttttactgtaaagAAACGTGTTAAAGctcttcccctcccagcttATGCGCCATGTCTATTGTTCAGCATCTCCCACCCATTTTTCCCCAGAGTACCTGAAGACATTACCTTTTGTCTAAGACTGCTGCCAATTAAACACTAAAACAGCTGTACATCTGGCCTTGGCAGAACTACAGGGAAAGCATTCACTATTGTTACTGCTCCTCTGTCTGAAGGAACGAACTAAATTAATCTGACAAAACCTTATTGTGAAGAACTCCATTGGGGTAAGGCGTATGTGCTCGCTTGGGGCGTTTCCTGCAGTGGATGAGTGAAGTGGAGTTGCTGCTCCCACTTTTCCACATGGGATCCTGCTCCCCTGGTGCCACAGCACCATGCAACAGTGAATTCCCTGGCCTGGGAAGAGACACTGCATTAGCtgctctggttttgttgttgttttggatgGTTGGGGTGTTTGTAGAGTAAAGGAGAggggtttttgtgtttttgaaatGGAGTTTTAAAGAGTCTCTTCAAAATCATTTCAGGATGCAATTTCTTCCAGACAAGTTGGCACACATCTACGTCTCCATGAAAGATATTGTAAACATTGCATCCTGAGCTGGGGATGTGCCCTCCCCTTCACCCCAGAGTACCAGACTATGTACAGTgcatattataaatatatatattataggTGCAAATAGTACTTTACAATACAGGTGGAAGGACTCTTTTCTCCAAATGGTTTGcaatcaaaattaaaagaagtttaACCCATACTTTTAATTAGCTCTCAGAAGAACAGATAATGTTTGGAAGACTTGCAGTTTTACAGAATGTCACTTCAAAAGGAATTCAACCCCCAAGCCCACTGAAGCCAGTTGTGAGACTTTGGTTACTAATTTCAATGGGATCAGGAGAGGGTCCCTCACGCAGGAGTTATGCTTGCACACTACTAGAGAAATACAGCAGCACTTAGGATGAGAGCAAAATTCTAATGGGCCATCGTATGGAatcatatataatataaaaaaggATCTCAGAAGTGGAACCCTGCTGTTTCTCTTCTATTCTCCTGCTCCACTGTGCTCTCCTTTGCTGACTACCAGGAAGAGAACTGGCTCTCCCTTACTCAGCTGACCTCAGATCCTTTCCAGGACATAAACAGTGTGTGATCAGATGTATTGTGTCAGGATCTCCAGATAAAAACAAACGAGGTCACCGCCTAGGAagataaagaatttaaaaactgACCTACTTGACATCGGCTGCACACGTAGCAGTCCCTATTCCTGAACCAAAATTCCTTGCCAATTCTGTTcaccaaaacattttgcatgctGCAATAACAACAAACTCCTATTGTGCAGGAAAAGACCACCTTTCTGCCACCATTTTAGGTACTGTAGGAGGTTTTTAGTCTGTGATGCCCCATGTTGTTTTCTAGACTCCCTTCCCAAATACTGGTAAAATGGGGAATCCCACAGAGAATTTCAGATCAATCAAAATGGTTCTGCCCTGTGCGGGCAGCCTGTCACATCCCCCAGCAGACATCTTCAGTTTGGTTGCTAGAAGGACAAGAGGCTATCCTGATCTTTTCTGGTCCCTACAGATGATGTACACGGCCATTCTGCAAGAAGGGCTCCACACCACCACACCACAGGGGTGATCCAATTGCCTCGGCTGAACTGAAGTGCCACAAGCAGCTGCCTCACTTCAGACTCATCAGAGATGACTCACAGCGTGTTCCTACTCTTCGTGTTTATTCCATTTGGAAGCAATGCTTCCCACACATCTGCAGGGAAGCCACTTTCCCAGAGGGATCTCAGGGAAGGCAGGTTGCTCCCGCGTGTTCTGTTAGCCCTTGGGTCAGAGCAGGAGCCCTGCCATcagtgcaggcagctgcagtgtCATTAGCTACACAACTTCACCCGCGTTATCAATTACCTGGATTATCTGTGCTGCAGTCTCCGGCGTTCCTTGCCTCAAATCCTGGCCATTTATAGACAGGACTCTGTCATTCCGACTCAGCTTTCCATTTTTGGCTGCCAAACCTCCCTCTAACAAATCTAGAATAAAAATCCCTGCCTCATCCGTCTTCCTGATCAGTTTGATTCCCAAGGGTTCGGACCGGTCTCTCTTTATCAAGGTGACGTGGATCACTTCCCGGTTGGTAGCAGAAGTGGAATCCTGCTGTGCAGTCTTACTGGAAAAACCCTTCTCCTGCAGGACCATGAGGTGGAGAACAGGACCTGGGTGGCGCAGGAAGGAGACAGCCTGGCAGTGAGTCACACTGCTGATGTTGACACCATTCACCtagaaagacaaacaaaccaGAGTCCCTCATCAGAACCTCCATAATTTAGGCactctctgcagcacagaacaTCACAGAGCTGGAGGCAGGATGTACAACTCCCTGTGCAGTGCTGTGACTGAAGCAGCTGCTGCGAACACACATTAGAGAGCAGAGCTTTCTAAaaaagaatgcagaagaaagcagatgaaataagGCCATCGGTGATGGCGAATAGCTGAGTAGTGGCGAGACAGGACAACACAGCTAACAAAtctgaaactgcaaaatattaaGTGATGACATCTGTGCCATGGCACCGCAGAACTGCTTTCCACTAACTTCCCAGCATTCAGTGCGCACTTGGAGGAGAAGAGTCAAATGGGAGACTGCCCATCCTCACTTGAAGAGTGGTCCACCATCTGCACAACAGCTGGAATCATCACCCTAACCACGCTTTTACCAAGGTAACCCTGAGAAGCTAATATTCACTTTGTTGTCACATGAGACTCTGTAGTGTGCTTTTAGGATATCGGTCGGGCTACCAAGTGTGGGGAGCTGCCCTTTTTTACAGCCCAGTCAGGATGGAGACGTGTGCAGTTATACTGGACAACATTCAAGCTACACTGCTGGGCTGAGAGAGAAACCAGCTGGGAGATTGCATCGGCCACTCACGCATGAGGATGCCAGTCATTACTGATGTCTGCAGTCCAGCAGGGTAATCAGGTCTTTATGGCTCGTCAAATGATTGAGCAGCCGTAGCCGGGAGGCGCTAACAGTTTTCACTGCTTGAAGacaagctgctgcagcctcagttAGCATGCTACAATGCAGCACAACGCAGTCTGGTTAATCTCAGTGGGGCAGCATGGTACAGGGCTAGTGCTCCTTATTATCCACCTTATATACGTGATGCTGACTTCAAGTTATTAAGGAAAGGCAGCTTAAGCAACGTAGCAGAGCAAGTAAACTAAGATTTCCTAGCTAGAGCACAGTCCACTGGAGAGAAACGGTGCTACTGGGTGAAATTTATCAGGTAAAGATCTTTTTCCTTGATCCAAAATGGTCTGAATTCCAAAAACTCAAGGGAATAGAAGGACCCTCAAATCTACTTCTCAGCCCCAGGAAAAACACAATGCTACCAATAAGCATGTCTGGTCAGTGCTTTAAAAACCCTATCTGTAGAGATTTCCCAATTTTTCTAGGCAACTTTGCCTGCTGACCCCTTATCTCAAGTCAAGAGAAGCAATGGGACAATCAGGGGTTTGCGTACCTCCAGAATGTGGTCCCCAGGCGCTATTCTTCCATCTGCAGCAATGACAGAATCCCGCAAGACTTCCTGAACAACGATGTTTCCTAGCGGGGTGTCTTTACCCCCAACTATCCTCATGCCCAGCTCTTCCTCTGGGTCTTCTCGGTGAATTTCAATTGTGCTCGTTTCAGCCACAAGACTCGCTCTCTGAGGAAGGTCTGGTTGGGgaaattgaagagaaaaaaaaacacatgaacagAATCTTCCCCCACATACCACAAGATCTGCAATACTGGGAGGTTGTGTTCAAAAGTAGCATCTGGATGGAAAGGAAGAGACAGCAGCTATCAGGAGAGGAACAGCTAGGTCAGACTGAGTGCTAAAAAGCTCctatttttctggtttctccGGAGTGTTTCTCCTCTTCTAGCTTATGGCAAATTTAGACTGACTgctatttcttgcattttattaaaGGGCATTCAGAGTGTTTCATTTAgcattcatttgtttttcctgctgtgacAGCTGGACTACACACAACTAATCCCCAATTCCACCACACCCATTGGGAAGGGGGACTGCCGAGCTGTAATTACCAGCCTGCCATCACGGTGACTCTACCACAGGCAGCACACTGCCATTTCCCTCCTctaatttcctttcctccttttttcccagCCTCCCATACACCAGGAGTCATGTTTACGTATTtcacagcctcctgcagcctAAGCAATGCTTCTCAGACACTTTGAAGATGAAAGTTGTTAGCAAGTCATTTCAAATTTACCAGCGCCACAGCATTTAGGTAGGCCCAACGCTAAAGGATCCAAGTACACTGTGAGGGTGAACTGCCGCTGTCACACAGGAGGTGCAAAACCTGCCCCAGTGTACTTGGGGAAAGAGCCAACGGACAAGTAAACTGACCTCTGCGTTAGCACAGCAGCAGACAAGttcccagctccagcctctgcACGCTTGGAAATGGCAAACTTGGAGACAAGGCACCCAGACTTCACGCTCCTGCCTTCTAATAGGGACTGAGACAAAGGGGTCAATACTGAAATGGAGGTGGTTCCCTTTATCTGCAGGGCTTTTCATAGCCAACTGCTAATCCAAAACCAGGCTAGGCTATAAAAACACCTTTGCTTTGTACTGTTAGAGAGGTACTGAACACTCCAGGATATCAACTGTATATTTAACTTTCTTAACAAGATTAAGAAGCTGGAGCATTTCCTAATTACTAATTATTTGGCTTCTACAAATGCTTTAAGTGCTGCATGTTCCCACTGAGCAGgactgcatttgttttgcaaagaat contains these protein-coding regions:
- the LOC121077121 gene encoding ligand of Numb protein X 2-like produces the protein MADPAAEEHAYQAGELCCECGQFHLLPDNHLYNFQDEVDDELICHICLQPLLQPMDTPCGHTYCFKCLENFMQEYNFCPMDRKKLSFQQCHKSSLLVRNLLDKLVVSCPFKAECQQTMQRCELEAHLQNRCPGFKKYKSELQRKKNPISKGKEDPPVKVETNTPKDPEVPSTGSSLVAESSAAAVVSLGTAEPGLVNPAFEETEEDLPQRASLVAETSTIEIHREDPEEELGMRIVGGKDTPLGNIVVQEVLRDSVIAADGRIAPGDHILEVNGVNISSVTHCQAVSFLRHPGPVLHLMVLQEKGFSSKTAQQDSTSATNREVIHVTLIKRDRSEPLGIKLIRKTDEAGIFILDLLEGGLAAKNGKLSRNDRVLSINGQDLRQGTPETAAQIIQTSESRVNFVVLRQPGVQLLDPGEDGSTSNNSSSSSNGGSPVHHRRRLDQNHYRRKSNYQKDLPQGYVTHEKTVAIKKEPKESLGITIGGGRDNKNKLPIYVTSVQPIGCLFRDGKIKRGDILLSINGIDLTHLNYYEAVSALKSNAASHSVVLKALEILASDSTDPSLDIKERGFSWSPLWITWLGLPSYLHCCQDIVLSKGNLESWGFSIVGGFEESKGNQPFFIKTIVPGTPAFRDRRLKCGDEIVAVNGVPAIGMSNSELIPMLKEQKNKVTLTVVSWPGSLV